One Saccharomyces eubayanus strain FM1318 chromosome VIII, whole genome shotgun sequence genomic window carries:
- the SPO13 gene encoding Spo13p, protein MAPKKRFRPLEIGSPKHSKRKVQKPLQEKTTNLRVSPFALSRIDKDAKSKESAKVEKTRKVISENIFNSKHVDLRLETPRPGLKFVSDPQKGSKAPDVRYLKNKSSHALKDERQAIASPSFDKSLKFEDIEQPPKSTSTPVSAQPSQIRVEREPSMFPLPYYIAPSPMYNFNPYQNFTGNPVFLTPCYNPSVNYAIPVQQPELLYPNGNVYDSPLFDKVRHPHQINDPDSLNREQHYEYRPIFPISISNNGDFVGQETPRIASKPSNKRFSNSQDVDYSDYESSGQNATYHDSKSPLD, encoded by the coding sequence ATGGCCCCAAAAAAGCGCTTCAGACCACTAGAAATAGGGTCACCGAAACATTCTAAAAGGAAAGTTCAAAAACCACTTCAGGAGAAAACTACAAACTTGAGAGTTTCGCCATTTGCCCTCTCTAGAATTGATAAAGATGCTAAGAGTAAAGAGTCCGCTAAGGTTGAGAAAACGAGAAAGGTGATCTCAGAAAACATATTCAATTCAAAACACGTTGATTTAAGGCTGGAGACTCCTCGCCCGGGCTTGAAATTTGTTAGCGACCCTCAAAAGGGTTCAAAAGCTCCAGATGTCCGATAtctaaaaaataaatccaGTCATGCCTTGAAAGATGAAAGGCAAGCAATAGCGTCGCCCTCCTTTGATAAATCATTGAAGTTTGAGGACATAGAGCAGCCTCCAAAATCCACTTCAACACCGGTTTCCGCTCAGCCCTCTCAAATAAGAGTAGAAAGAGAACCATCCATGTTTCCGCTCCCGTATTATATTGCTCCCTCGCCCATGTATAACTTCAACCCGtatcaaaattttacaGGGAACCCTGTATTTCTGACACCGTGCTATAATCCAAGTGTGAATTATGCAATCCCCGTTCAACAACCGGAATTGCTTTATCCAAATGGTAACGTGTACGATTCACCATTGTTTGACAAAGTAAGGCACCCACACCAAATCAATGACCCAGATAGCTTGAATAGAGAACAACATTACGAATACCGTCCAATATTTCCTATCTCGATTTCTAACAACGGGGATTTTGTTGGGCAAGAGACACCTAGAATAGCATCAAAGCCAAGCAATAAGAGATTCTCAAACTCTCAAGATGTTGATTATTCTGATTATGAATCGAGCGGACAGAATGCAACCTATCATGATAGCAAATCTCCTCTTGATTAG
- the HSP10 gene encoding Hsp10p — translation MLCSSALEETKPNYRLNKLLKILTTKEKMSTLLKSAKSIVPLMDRVLVQRIKAQAKTASGLYLPEKNVEKLNQAEVVAVGPGFTDANGNKVVPQVKVGDQVLIPQFGGSTIKLGNEDEVILFRDTEILAKIAKD, via the coding sequence ATGCTATGTTCATCTGCCCTCGAGGAAACTAAACCGAACTATCGATTAAATAAGTTACTGAAAATACTCACaacgaaagaaaaaatgtctACCCTTTTGAAGTCCGCTAAATCTATTGTTCCATTAATGGACCGTGTTCTTGTCCAAAGAATTAAAGCACAAGCAAAAACAGCTTCCGGTCTATATTTgcctgaaaaaaatgttgaaaagCTAAATCAAGCTGAAGTTGTTGCCGTAGGCCCAGGTTTCACTGATGCTAATGGCAATAAGGTTGTTCCACAGGTTAAAGTAGGTGACCAAGTTTTGATTCCACAGTTTGGCGGTTCTACCATTAAGTTGGGCaacgaagacgaagttattctttttagaGACACAGAAATTTTAGCCAAGATTGCTAAGGACTGA
- the MCO10 gene encoding Mco10p: MGAAYKIFGRTVQPHVLAISTFVATAAVTSYFTMKPKSKDETKEVPHLNQQNGEKPSTANADGKDDDVMKSIEGFLNDLEKDTKQDKKVN, translated from the coding sequence ATGGGTGCCgcatataaaatatttggcAGAACTGTTCAACCTCATGTATTGGCCATATCTACATTCGTTGCTACGGCTGCTGTGACATCTTACTTTACAATGAAGCCAAAGAGTAAAGATGAAACCAAGGAAGTCCCTCACCTGAACCAACAGAATGGTGAGAAACCGTCAACAGCGAATGCTGATGggaaagatgatgatgttaTGAAAAGTATTGAAGGATTTTTGAATGACCTGGAGAAGGATACAAAACAGGATAAAAAAGTCAACTGA
- the SFM1 gene encoding protein-arginine N-methyltransferase SFM1: protein MKYIIEHMEEGFSEWVILEYSQILRDVGAENLILSSLPKNTTEKDIPEKLLSLGLRWTTSDLKNIDEDFKDLEPLKDGRVCLLDPRAAIDLQPEDAAEFDYFVFGGILGDHPPRDRTKELKTTYPNLLVGRRLGDKQMTTDTAIRTTQLIVKNKTKFEDIKFIDYPEFRFNKNEATEMPFRYVLDKEGRPILPEGMLELIKKDSAQSLDDLLM, encoded by the coding sequence atgaagtaTATTATTGAACATATGGAGGAAGGATTCAGTGAATGGGTCATTCTAGAGTATAGCCAAATTTTAAGAGATGTTGGAGCTGAAAACTTAATTTTATCGTCGTTACCAAAGAACACCACTGAAAAGGACATACCTGAAAAGCTATTATCGCTTGGTTTGAGATGGACAACAAGTGATCTGAAGAACATTGATGAAGATTTCAAGGATTTGGAACCTTTGAAAGACGGAAGAGTTTGTTTATTGGACCCAAGAGCTGCGATTGATTTACAACCTGAAGACGCTGCAGAATTCGATTATTTCGTATTTGGTGGTATATTAGGTGACCATCCTCCAAGAGATCGTACTAAAGAACTAAAGACTACATATCCTAATCTGCTGGTGGGTAGAAGACTTGGCGACAAGCAAATGACCACAGATACTGCGATAAGAACAACCCAGTTGATtgtcaaaaacaaaaccaagTTTGAAGATATCAAGTTCATTGATTATCCTGAATTTAGgttcaataaaaatgaagcCACGGAGATGCCGTTTAGATATGttcttgataaagaagGTAGACCAATCCTACCAGAGGGTATGTTAGAGTTGATCAAGAAGGATTCTGCTCAAAGCTTGGATGATCTGCTAATGTAA
- the DDL1 gene encoding putative carboxylic ester hydrolase → MLAALRPNPRGFRSRTPSVSLFVRLTHSYIPWFYAIDVPNSKPYLPTYKAFQSPKKFKPFSIDDSNRLERASKHREHNPVLVNEDYLFKVDLSHMELSPTYWEGPTYQVRRGVWFDSLDQPLSSDLTSEIEGLYKSIKTDKTEGDALATPSAELQDIFRLKGKYPIDKENQKERGKESSNEHNDEPVFKFVLFVNKQTAFLLSDLDGGKLQLAFLRSNLAQSLPLNATKITRSYKRPAKKPSAPSKAANPQVPVADGSGNSKSNSLETKLEKKVSNLFNVSDFLQLFNGNANKDQDDAKSLENQMERDYNNADSNEGADASSKIKNGQNSNTGPKENKSNKRNVDNLVLCVHGIGQTLGKKYEYVNFPHTINLLRSNMKKIYSNSKRLQSLNTASDHQNNCNLQVLPITWRHSISFQTDAKEENIENQELPTLSQVTVNGVLPLRKLLADGLLDILLYVEPYYQEMILHQVTSQLNKTFRTYKKYNPEFEGNVHLVGHSLGSMILFDILSKQKKFKLDFQVDNLFFIGSPIGLLKLIQRTKIGDRPKFPNDLEKKLTIQRPQCKDVYNVYHVCDPISYRMEPLVNKEMAYYEQAYLPHCSEAYDLTSKVLEFGENIWKDLPGTGNSTTNENNSQSKERSSNETKTKLSDKLTTMLTDLNYSGRLDYAMLPSLLEVDFISAIKSHVSYFEEPDIAGFIMKEILAKHEKVSEICAKRKAN, encoded by the coding sequence ATGCTCGCTGCCTTACGACCCAATCCTCGAGGTTTTCGCTCGCGTACCCCTTCCGTAAGTCTCTTCGTAAGACTGACCCACTCCTACATACCGTGGTTTTACGCTATCGACGTGCCCAACTCTAAACCATACTTGCCTACGTACAAGGCTTTCCAATCTCccaaaaaattcaaaccGTTTTCCATTGATGACTCCAACCGCCTGGAAAGGGCCAGCAAGCATCGGGAACACAACCCCGTCTTAGTCAACGAGGACTACTTGTTCAAAGTGGACCTCTCGCACATGGAACTATCCCCCACATATTGGGAGGGCCCCACGTATCAGGTACGAAGAGGCGTCTGGTTTGACTCTTTGGACCAACCCTTATCCAGCGACCTCACCTCTGAAATCGAGGGCTTGTATAAGTCTATCAAGACTGACAAAACTGAGGGCGATGCGCTTGCGACACCGTCTGCCGAGTTACAAGATATATTCAGGCTCAAGGGTAAATATCCAATcgataaagaaaaccaaaaagagCGGGGAAAGGAATCCAGCAACGAACACAATGATGAACCCGTTTTCaagtttgttttgttcGTCAACAAGCAAACCGCTTTTCTATTATCGGATCTAGACGGCGGTAAACTACAACTTGCCTTCTTGAGATCTAATCTGGCTCAATCTTTACCTCTCAATGCTACAAAGATTACAAGATCGTACAAGAGGCCAGCCAAGAAACCCTCCGCACCCTCCAAAGCAGCCAACCCTCAGGTCCCCGTAGCCGATGGCAGCGGCAACTCCAAGTCAAATAGCCTCGAAACaaaactggaaaagaaagtctCCAATCTTTTTAATGTGTCAGATTTCTTGCAATTGTTCAACGGCAATGCAAACAAGGATCAAGATGACGCAAAGAGCTTAGAAAACCAAATGGAAAGAGACTACAATAACGCCGATAGCAACGAGGGTGCCGATGCTAGTAGCAAGATTAAAAACGgccaaaattcaaacacaGGCCCcaaggaaaataaaagtaataaaagaaatgtgGATAACCTGGTGCTTTGTGTTCATGGTATAGGCCAAACACTGGGCAAGAAATACGAGTATGTCAACTTCCCGCACACGATAAATTTATTGAGATCTAAcatgaagaaaatctaCAGTAATTCTAAGAGATTACAGTCGTTAAACACAGCATCTGATCACCAAAATAACTGTAATTTGCAGGTCCTGCCCATCACTTGGAGACATTCAATAAGCTTTCAAACTGACGCTAAGGAGGAGAATATCGAGAACCAAGAATTACCCACTTTGTCACAAGTTACAGTAAACGGCGTGTTGCCCCTGCGGAAACTACTAGCTGATGGTCTATTGGACATCTTACTGTATGTCGAACCTTATTATCAAGAAATGATTCTCCATCAAGTTACGTCTCAACTGAACAAAACTTTCCGAACTTACAAGAAATACAATCCAGAATTCGAGGGAAATGTTCATTTAGTGGGCCATTCGTTAGGCAGTATGATCTtatttgatattttatccaaacagaaaaaattcaaactaGACTTTCAGGTAGATAATCTATTCTTTATTGGATCACCAATTGGACTTTTAAAGCTGATTCAAAGAACTAAAATTGGTGACCGTCCCAAATTCCCCAATGATttggagaaaaaactaaCCATACAAAGGCCGCAATGCAAGGACGTTTACAACGTCTATCACGTCTGTGATCCCATTTCCTATAGAATGGAACCTCTTgttaataaagaaatggcATACTATGAACAAGCTTATTTACCTCATTGTAGTGAAGCCTATGACTTGACTTCCAAGGTTTTAGAGTTTGGTGAAAACATATGGAAGGACTTACCTGGTACTGGCAACAGCACTaccaatgaaaataattcGCAATCCAAGGAAAGATCATCTAATGAAACCAAGACCAAACTATCAGATAAATTAACAACAATGCTTACGGATTTAAACTATAGTGGACGKTTAGATTATGCCATGCTGCCAAGTTTACTTGAAGTGGACTTTATATCGGCTATTAAATCGCACGTTTCTTATTTTGAAGAACCCGATATTGCAGGGTTTATcatgaaagaaattttagCCAAGCATGAAAAAGTTTCCGAAATATGCGCGAAAAGGAAGGCAAATTGA
- the AHC1 gene encoding Ahc1p: MMNPSQDKQQQQHQQQYHHHNPSSSSSSSSRITSVYQVTTPKSPQDLENSMDVPYKMDAATGDADRDSENTQRLKYXCAKREILSALNLHIMLNHKHVSRLHRNVQKVDAKLVLLETLHDDTGLLGKIEQTYQLKIKQHQQHIGFNNNNNNSISIENINASTDFGASYPVLSDYNINCQPLSSSSNATLSAPHMASHHYQTRSKSNGFLLEPSVLRPANSNIIDYRITGSKSIAHATAKPADVSSPRSSSISPTDEQPGFQILPFKPSQMHLNHRRNYSSTCLTSNSGVIGKTEDNEPIFRRYDGILIIITCSKCDRSGFTSAQGIVNHTRLKHSKLYSSQPLAVLNNQKLLPDDKQDPKILSSFKELGLDPNKDYLPSEIAIPKPQSPISTSDNHARAHKSVKDIPHLEKLYQNKDDFKKLIDMVNETPNDLKEFLNQREMQLKEQGEDEDEEEREDDSSRTDNEASYVPSPSLSATATTTTTTTTTTDPPSPPVLSSSLQRKLLRKRRLDVDTATTTGDLPLRERLRPSPTDKKPRKATLLMNKDASSAGRPSSYYNLRSKSRLRGSHT; the protein is encoded by the coding sequence ATGATGAATCCCAGCCAAGAtaaacagcaacagcagcaccAACAGCAGTATCATCATCATAATccgtcgtcgtcgtcgtcgtcgtcgtccAGGATTACCAGTGTGTACCAGGTCACGACGCCCAAGTCTCCGCAGGACCTCGAAAACAGCATGGACGTGCCCTACAAAATGGACGCCGCCACCGGCGATGCGGACAGGGACAGCGAAAACACCCAGCGGTTGAAGTACRAGTGTGCCAAGCGGGAAATCCTGAGCGCTCTGAACCTGCACATTATGCTTAACCACAAGCACGTTAGTCGGCTGCACAGGAACGTCCAGAAGGTCGACGCCAAGTTGGTTCTTCTGGAAACGCTGCATGACGATACCGGTTTGCTGGGCAAAATCGAGCAAACGTACCAACTGAAGATAAAGCAGCACCAGCAACATATCGgcttcaacaacaacaacaacaacagcatcagcatagaaaatataaacgCATCCACGGACTTTGGCGCCTCATATCCCGTGCTGTCCGACTACAACATCAACTGCCAGCCCCTGTCTTCCAGCAGCAACGCTACGCTGTCGGCACCACACATGGCCTCCCACCACTACCAGACCAGAAGCAAGAGCAACGGGTTCCTGCTTGAGCCCTCCGTCCTGCGTCCGGCAAACTCGAACATAATAGACTACAGGATCACCGGCTCCAAGTCCATAGCGCATGCCACGGCCAAGCCTGCCGACGTGTCCTCGCCCCGCTCCTCCTCCATTTCCCCCACGGACGAGCAACCCGGGTTCCAAATACTCCCCTTCAAGCCAAGCCAGATGCACCTGAACCACAGGCGCAACTACAGCAGCACCTGCTTGACCAGCAACAGCGGCGTCATCGGTAAAACGGAGGACAACGAGCCCATCTTCAGAAGATACGACGGGATCCTGATAATAATAACGTGCTCCAAGTGCGACCGCTCCGGCTTCACCTCCGCGCAGGGCATTGTCAACCATACCCGTCTAAAGCACTCCAAACTGTACTCAAGCCAGCCCCTGGCGGTCCTGAACAACCAAAAACTGCTGCCCGACGACAAGCAGGACCCGAAAATCCTGTCCAGCTTCAAGGAGTTGGGCTTAGACCCAAACAAAGACTACCTGCCCTCTGAGATCGCCATACCGAAACCGCAATCACCAATCAGCACCTCAGACAACCATGCGCGGGCCCACAAGTCTGTCAAGGACATCCCGCACCTGGAAAAACTATACCAGAATAAGGacgatttcaaaaaattgatcgATATGGTCAATGAGACGCCGAATGACTTGAAAGAGTTCTTGAATCAGCGCGAAATGCAGCTGAAAGAACAGGGCGAGGACGAGGACGAGGAAGAACGAGAAGATGACTCTTCTAGAACTGATAACGAAGCTTCGTACGTGCCATCGCCATCCCTCTCGGCAACAGCGaccacaacaacaacaacaacaacaacaacagacCCGCCCTCCCCACCGGTATTGTCCTCTTCgttgcaaagaaaacttttgCGTAAAAGAAGACTGGACGTGGATACTGCCACTACTACTGGAGATTTGCCCTTAAGAGAAAGGCTGAGACCAAGCCCCACCGATAAGAAGCCAAGAAAGGCCACTCTTTTGATGAACAAAGATGCTAGCAGTGCGGGAAGGCCTTCGTCCTACTACAACCTCAGGTCAAAATCAAGGCTTCGCGGGTCCCATACATAG
- the HST3 gene encoding NAD-dependent histone deacetylase HST3 → MSSVSPSPPASRSGSMGSGESSSSSSSLPSPSLQTERLTHITSLDGQDELLGRISKQLGRSRKIACLTGAGISCNAGIPDFRSSDGLYNLVKEESSQYWSIKSGREMFDISLFRDDFKISIFAKFMERLYSSVQLARPTKTHRFIAHLKNRNKLLRCYTQNIDGLEEDMGLTMSSKKPSLPSFSSHWKNLDVVQLHGDLNTLSCTKCFQTFPWDRYWSRCLRRGELPLCPHCEALINKRLNEGKRTLGSNVGFLRPNIVLYGENHPSGELITQGLNLDILRGNPDLLIIMGTSLKVDGVKQLVKKLSRKIHDRGGLIILVNKSPIGDSPWHGIIDYQIHSDCDRWVSFLESQIPDFFKTQDQVDRLRQLKREASDLRKMMKAQKDPINTPPTTPLRTALQPAAHAHNELNMRIKSLNKIKRKLLSPENSSEEDEEETADSKKRAKIRPTPAADVKCSLTQ, encoded by the coding sequence ATGTCCTCTGTTTCACCATCGCCGCCCGCCAGTCGATCTGGCTCGATGGGTTCCGGCGagtcttcgtcttcgtcttcatctttgcCTTCGCCTTCGTTACAGACGGAGAGGCTAACGCATATCACGAGCCTGGACGGCCAAGACGAGCTTCTTGGCCGCATCAGCAAGCAGCTGGGTAGGTCGCGGAAGATCGCGTGTCTGACTGGGGCTGGTATCTCGTGCAACGCAGGGATTCCTGATTTCCGGTCCTCCGACGGGCTGTACAACCTTGTGAAAGAGGAATCCTCGCAGTATTGGTCGATCAAGTCCGGCAGAGAGATGTTTGACATTTCGCTGTTTCGAGACGACTTTAAGATCTCGATTTTCGCCAAGTTCATGGAAAGACTGTACTCGAGTGTGCAGTTGGCGCGGCCGACCAAGACGCACCGGTTCATAGCGCACCTGAAGAACAGGAACAAGCTGCTGCGCTGCTACACGCAGAACATTGACGGCCTCGAGGAGGACATGGGACTCACCATGTCCAGCAAGAAGCCGTCTTTGCCCTCGTTCAGCTCGCACTGGAAAAACCTGGACGTCGTCCAGTTGCACGGCGACTTGAACACCCTGTCGTGCACCAAGTGCTTCCAGACTTTCCCCTGGGATAGGTACTGGTCCCGCTGCCTAAGAAGAGGCGAGCTGCCCCTGTGTCCGCATTGCGAGGCGCTCATCAACAAGAGGCTGAATGAAGGGAAGCGGACTCTGGGGTCCAACGTGGGGTTTCTGAGACCGAACATCGTCTTGTATGGCGAGAACCACCCTTCGGGTGAGCTGATCACGCAGGGCCTGAACCTCGACATCCTAAGGGGCAATCCGGACCTCTTGATCATTATGGGCACGAGCTTAAAAGTCGATGGCGTGAAACAACTGGTTAAGAAACTAAGCAGGAAAATCCACGACCGTGGCGGGCTGATCATCCTCGTAAACAAGAGCCCCATCGGCGACTCGCCTTGGCACGGCATCATCGACTACCAGATCCATTCGGACTGCGACCGGTGGGTCTCGTTCCTCGAGTCCCAGATCCCGGACTTCTTCAAGACGCAAGACCAAGTCGATAGGCTAAGGCAGTTGAAGAGAGAGGCCAGCGACCTGagaaagatgatgaaggcTCAAAAGGACCCGATCAACACGCCCCCCACTACCCCTCTTAGAACCGCACTGCAGCCCGCTGCACACGCCCACAACGAGTTGAACATGCGAATAAAGTCACTGAACAAAATAAAGAGGAAACTACTGTCTCCGGAGAACTCcagtgaagaagacgaggaGGAAACCGCGGATTCCAAGAAACGCGCCAAAATACGACCAACACCAGCGGCGGACGTTAAATGTTCATTGACCCAGTAG
- the BUB3 gene encoding Bub3p, producing MQVVEIEQAPRDYISDIKLVPSRSLLLITSWDGSLSIYKVDKQAKKVDLSQTLQYKHPLLCCDFIDNPDLQIYVGAVQGEILRVDLTATPHFQALANNEANLGICRMCKYGDDKLLAASWDGLIQVVDPFHYPQEVGPTTKNLNPIGPEVKNKIFAMDANSSRLILGMNNSQVRWFYLPLREDDDGTLAESGLKYQIRDIALLPQDQDGYACSSIDGRVAVEFFSDGGNEDDLTKRFAFRCHRLNLKDTNLAYPVNSIEFSPVSRFLYTAGSDGIVSCWNLQTRKKVKNFPKFNENSVVKMACGDNILCLATSDDTFKTNAAIDHAIELEASSAYIIFDYEN from the coding sequence ATGCAAGTAGTAGAAATCGAGCAGGCCCCGAGAGACTATATAAGCGATATCAAGCTAGTCCCTTCCAGATCGTTGCTCTTAATAACTTCTTGGGATGGTTCGCTCTCAATCTACAAAGTAGACAAACAGGCGAAGAAAGTCGATCTTTCGCAAACGCTACAATACAAACACCCGTTGCTGTGTTGCGACTTCATCGATAATCCAGACCTACAAATATACGTGGGGGCTGTACAGGGCGAAATTCTAAGGGTAGATTTGACAGCTACGCCCCACTTCCAAGCCCTAGCAAACAATGAGGCCAACCTGGGCATTTGTCGAATGTGCAAATACGGCGATGACAAACTTCTCGCCGCCTCATGGGACGGTCTGATACAGGTCGTCGACCCTTTCCACTACCCTCAGGAAGTCGGCCCCACCACGAAGAACCTGAACCCCATCGGTCCGGAGGTAAAGAACAAGATCTTCGCCATGGATGCCAACTCTTCCCGTTTGATCCTTGGTATGAACAACAGTCAGGTCCGATGGTTTTACCTGCCCCTTCGCGAAGACGACGACGGAACGCTGGCGGAGTCTGGACTGAAGTACCAAATAAGAGATATCGCTCTCTTACCTCAAGACCAAGACGGTTATGCATGCAGCAGTATAGACGGGCGAGTTGCTGTGGAATTCTTCAGCGACGGGGGCAACGAAGATGACTTAACCAAGAGATTCGCATTTAGATGCCACCGCCTCAACTTGAAGGACACAAACCTGGCGTACCCTGTAAATTCCATCGAGTTTTCCCCTGTCTCCAGGTTCTTATACACAGCTGGCTCTGATGGTATTGTTTCGTGCTGGAATCTACAAACTCGCAAGAAAGTAAAAAACTTTCCCAAATTTAACGAGAACAGCGTGGTCAAGATGGCTTGCGGAGATAACATCCTATGTCTGGCCACCTCAGACGATACCTTCAAGACTAACGCAGCCATTGATCATGCCATCGAACTGGAAGCAAGCTCAGCATACATAATATTCGACTATGAGAACTAG
- the STI1 gene encoding Hsp90 cochaperone STI1 — protein MSLTADEYKQQGNAAFTAKDYGKAIDLFTKAIEVSEAPNHVLYSNRSACYTSLKKFTDALNDATECVKINPSWSKGYNRLGAAHLGLGDLDDAESNYKKALELDGTNKAAKDGLDQVHRSQQARQAQPDLGLTQLFADPNLIENLKKNPKTSEMMKDPQLVAKLIGYKQNPQAIGQDLFSDPRLMTIMATLMGVDLNMDDVNQSNSMPKDPATDANAEQKQDAKPQTTKSESSSKAPQQEETKEAEPMEVDEDDSKVEADKEKAEGNKFYKARQFEEAIEHYNKAWELHRDITYLNNRAAAEYEKGDYETAIATLTDAVEQGREMRADYKVISKSFARIGNAYHKLGDLKKTIENYQKSLTEHRTADILTKLRNAEKELKKAEAEAYINPEKAEEARLEGKEYFTKSDWPNAVKAYTEMIKRSPEDARGYSNRAAALAKLMSFPEAIADCNKAIEKDPNFVRAYIRKATAQIAVQEFAGALETLDAARTKDAEVNNGASAREIDQLYYKASQQRFQSNTGNDSPEETYQRAMKDPEVAAIMQDPVMQSILQQAQQNPAALQEHMKNPEVYKKIQTLIASGIIRTGR, from the coding sequence ATGTCATTAACTGCTGACGAATACAAGCAACAAGGTAACGCCGCTTTTACCGCTAAGGATTACGGTAAGGCCATCGACCTCTTCACCAAAGCCATCGAAGTCTCTGAAGCTCCAAACCATGTTTTATATTCCAACAGGTCTGCCTGCTACAcctctttgaagaaattcaCTGACGCTTTGAACGACGCTACCGAATGTGTCAAGATCAACCCATCATGGTCCAAGGGTTATAATAGATTGGGTGCCGCCCATTTAGGGCTTGGCGATCTAGATGATGCTGAAAGCAACTACAAGAAAGCCCTGGAATTAGATGGCACTAACAAAGCAGCTAAGGACGGGTTGGACCAGGTCCATCGTAGTCAACAAGCGAGACAGGCTCAACCTGATTTAGGGTTGACCCAGTTATTTGCTGACCCTAATctaattgaaaatttgaagaaaaacccAAAAACTAGTGAAATGATGAAGGACCCTCAATTGGTGGCCAAGTTGATTGGCTACAAGCAAAACCCACAAGCCATTGGCCAAGATTTATTCTCCGATCCAAGATTAATGACCATTATGGCTACATTGATGGGTGTCGACTTGAACATGGATGACGTAAATCAATCAAACTCCATGCCAAAGGACCCAGCCACTGACGCCAACGCTGAACAAAAGCAAGACGCTAAACCACAGACTACAAAGAGCGAAAGTTCTTCAAAGGCTCCACAACAAGAGGAAACTAAGGAAGCCGAACCAATGGAAgttgacgaagatgacTCTAAAGTCGAAGCAGACAAAGAGAAAGCCGAAGGTAACAAGTTTTACAAAGCCCGtcaatttgaagaagccaTCGAACACTACAACAAAGCTTGGGAACTACACAGGGACATCACTTACTTGAACAACCGTGCTGCCGCTGAATACGAAAAGGGTGATTACGAAACCGCTATTGCAACTCTAACTGATGCTGTGGAGCAGGGTAGAGAAATGAGAGCTGACTACAAGGttatttccaaatcatttGCTCGTATCGGTAATGCTTACCACAAATTAGgtgacttgaaaaaaaccataGAAAATTACCAAAAATCATTAACTGAACATCGTACAGCTGATATCTTGACCAAATTAAGAAACGCCGAAAAGGAACTGAAAAAAGCTGAAGCCGAAGCATACATTAATCCTgaaaaagcagaagaagcTCGTTTAGAAGgtaaagaatatttcaCAAAGAGTGACTGGCCCAATGCTGTTAAGGCTTACACAGAAATGATCAAAAGATCTCCTGAAGACGCAAGAGGCTATTCTAATAGAGCCGCTGCTTTAGCTAAGCTAATGTCATTCCCCGAGGCTATTGCTGACTGTAATAAAGCCATCGAAAAGGACCCAAATTTCGTAAGAGCTTACATCAGAAAGGCTACCGCACAGATCGCTGTTCAAGAATTCGCTGGCGCCTTGGAAACGTTAGACGCAGCAAGAACCAAGGATGCTGAAGTGAACAACGGCGCAAGTGCCAGGGAAATCGACCAACTATACTACAAGGCGAGCCAACAAAGATTCCAGTCCAACACCGGTAACGACTCCCCAGAGGAAACCTACCAAAGGGCCATGAAAGATCCTGAAGTAGCTGCCATCATGCAAGATCCTGTCATGCAAAGTATTTTGCAACAGGCTCAACAAAACCCTGCTGCTTTACAAGAACATATGAAGAACCCAGAAGTATACAAAAAGATCCAAACTTTAATTGCCTCTGGTATTATCCGCACTGGCCGCTAA